In the Candidatus Electrothrix rattekaaiensis genome, one interval contains:
- the yfcD gene encoding NUDIX hydrolase YfcD encodes MYIPGEEIVQIVDAQNKALGELPRRLMREQRLIHRASYILVFNAAGELFIQKRTASKDVYPGYWDVAAGGVVQAGETYEQSAERELAEELGVGAVKLNFLFDQYYEDQENRVWGRIFTCVHEGPFTLQAEEVEYGRFMLPNAALDLSTSESFTPDGILILEKLLAEEE; translated from the coding sequence ATGTACATTCCGGGGGAGGAAATCGTCCAGATCGTTGATGCACAAAACAAGGCACTGGGCGAGCTGCCCCGTCGTTTGATGCGTGAGCAACGCCTTATTCATCGCGCCAGTTATATTCTGGTTTTTAATGCCGCTGGAGAACTCTTTATCCAGAAACGCACTGCGAGCAAGGATGTCTACCCCGGCTATTGGGATGTGGCGGCTGGCGGGGTTGTCCAGGCCGGAGAAACCTACGAACAATCAGCGGAACGGGAGCTGGCTGAGGAGTTGGGGGTGGGGGCGGTCAAGCTGAACTTCCTTTTTGATCAGTATTATGAGGATCAGGAGAATCGCGTCTGGGGCCGTATTTTCACCTGTGTTCATGAGGGGCCGTTTACCCTGCAAGCGGAAGAAGTGGAGTATGGACGCTTCATGCTGCCCAATGCCGCCCTTGATCTCAGCACATCCGAATCCTTTACGCCGGACGGTATCCTGATATTGGAGAAACTTTTGGCTGAAGAGGAGTAG